TAGCATTCTAAATGTAATGTTAGGAGGCTAAGAAGAAAATTGACAGACCACTAACCTGTTTGATGGTGCTGTTCACTTTCTTAACTTTTTCAAACAACTGATAACACAACGGGATCCAACATTCCAATTTGTAACCAAGAACTTCAACTTTTAACTTGAACTGTAGAACTCATAACTAATTGGTGTCAAAGCTTAGGGCAGGGTATCCCAGCTTGGGCATGTTTACTTTAAGAAAAGTCATCTGCTCCATGAGCTGAGGGGCCAGCTGTGAACGCTGTGGGCAGAGAATATTGCCAGTGACTGAAAATACCCGTTCACTTTGCACAGAGGTTGGGGGGCAGGATAGGAGCTCCTGGGCCACCATGGAGAGAGCAGGCCAAATTGCCCTCCTTTCATCCCAGTACTTGAGACTATCCGCTGTAGGTGCCAGATGGGGTTCAGACAAATAACTTTTTACAGTCTCTGCAACCTTATCTCTGGGTATCCTTGAGGGTTGTCTGTTGTGTCCGACCAAGGTTTGCAAAGTTTCTGCCCAAAAGTCAGCAGCTCTTGATGAGTGTCCAGCAGTGTTTGtgatgggtgatgatgatgacatagcaggctcatcctcctcttcttcatcatcatcatcatcctcatcgtcCCTCTCTGACGGCACAACCAAGTGTCTTTGCCTGTCACACACCCTGTTGATTAATTTCTCTCTCCAGCTTGTTAGGGAATTGGCTTGGAGTGCCATTTTGCCCTTAATTCGGGGGTCACACATGGTGGCAAGCATCAATTCAGGGCAAGCATCAGTGAGCTCTGGGATCCTCCGGTTTAATTGTCCATGCAGTCTTCTGACAAGTGTGGCAACATCAGGTACTATGTATCCTCCAGGCAAGTTTTCTCTATGGTTGAGGATGGCATCCATTTTGTTAACAAGATGGGTAAAGAGGGGGATGACTTGAGCCAAGCTTGCATTTTCTTGATTTAGGTTTTCTGTGGCTGCACGAAAGGGGCTTAGTACAGTCACCACCTGAGCTATTATTTTCCACTCCTCCCTGCTAAGTGGTCTGGTCACACCGATGACCTGCTCATGTGACATTGCATGTATTGCTTTTTGTTGCTCCAGAATTCTTTCAAGCATGTCCAATGTAGAATTCCACCTGGTGCTTACATCCTGCTTCAGGCGGTGTTGAGGAAGACCTGCCTTAATCTGCTCCTGCCTGAAAATGTGACTGTCCTTCACACTTCTATGAAAATGGCCTGCAATTTTCCTACAGGAGTCTAACACTTCAGAGAGCTTTGTATTGCTCTCAGTGGTGTCATCTATACCAGCCTTTACTACAAGATGGAGGACATGGGCGGAGCATCGGACACCAACAAATTTGCCATCCCGCAGTGCTTTTAACATATTGGCTGCCCCATCAGTGACCACAAACCCCATCTTTACCTGTGTATTTGCCTGCTCCCCAAGCCACTCTGCCACCATTTTCTGTAATGCAC
The sequence above is a segment of the Hyla sarda isolate aHylSar1 unplaced genomic scaffold, aHylSar1.hap1 scaffold_593, whole genome shotgun sequence genome. Coding sequences within it:
- the LOC130340497 gene encoding zinc finger BED domain-containing protein 4-like codes for the protein MVAEWLGEQANTQVKMGFVVTDGAANMLKALRDGKFVGVRCSAHVLHLVVKAGIDDTTESNTKLSEVLDSCRKIAGHFHRSVKDSHIFRQEQIKAGLPQHRLKQDVSTRWNSTLDMLERILEQQKAIHAMSHEQVIGVTRPLSREEWKIIAQVVTVLSPFRAATENLNQENASLAQVIPLFTHLVNKMDAILNHRENLPGGYIVPDVATLVRRLHGQLNRRIPELTDACPELMLATMCDPRIKGKMALQANSLTSWREKLINRVCDRQRHLVVPSERDDEDDDDDEEEEDEPAMSSSSPITNTAGHSSRAADFWAETLQTLVGHNRQPSRIPRDKVAETVKSYLSEPHLAPTADSLKYWDERRAIWPALSMVAQELLSCPPTSVQSERVFSVTGNILCPQRSQLAPQLMEQMTFLKVNMPKLGYPALSFDTN